In one Salvelinus sp. IW2-2015 linkage group LG26, ASM291031v2, whole genome shotgun sequence genomic region, the following are encoded:
- the LOC111952371 gene encoding cystathionine gamma-lyase isoform X1, which produces MASKHQQNDLPAGFRVQFKSFATEAIHVGQEPEQWKSMAVVPPITLSTTFKQYGPGDHAGFEYSRSGNPTRNCLEKAVAALDGAKYCFALASGLAATMTITHMLKAGDGVVCMSDVYGGTNRYFRKIATEFGLDVSFADCTKIELLQAALKPNTKLVWIETPTNPTMKVVDIQACAAVVHQHNKDTVVVVDNTFMSAYFQRPLDLGADICMYSATKYMNGHSDVVMGLVSVNSEDLYDRLKFLQNALGAVPSPFDCYLCNRGLKTLHLRMRQHFKNALAVAKFLEADPRVDRVIFPGLPSHPQHELMKRQCTGCPGMITFYIKGKLENATTFLSSLKLFALAESLGGYESLAEHPAIMTHASVPESDRAALGISDTLIRLSVGLEDEQDIIEDLEQALNAAVCTLPYNTLHSACS; this is translated from the exons ATGGCTTCAAAACACCAACAGAACGACTTGCCTGCCGGGTTCCGCGTGCAGTTCAAATCTTTCGCAACAGAGGCGATCCATGTTGGTCAGGAACCGGAGCAATGGAAATCTATGGCGGTGGTACCACCTATTACTCTGTCCACCACGTTCAAGCAGTATGGACCTGGAGATCATGCT GGTTTTGAGTACAGTCGGAGTGGAAACCCTACTAGAAACTGTCTGGAAAAAGCTGTTGCTGCTTTGGATGGAGCAAAGTatt GTTTTGCTCTTGCTTCCGGGCTAGCTGCGACTATGACCATCACTCACATGCTGAAAGCTGGAGATGGCGTTGTCTGCATGAGTGATGTGTATGGAG GCACCAATCGTTACTTCCGGAAGATTGCTACAGAATTTGGCTTGGATGTCTCCTTTGCTGATTGTACCAAAATCGAGTTGCTCCAGGCCGCTCTTAAGCCGAACACAAAG TTAGTATGGATTGAGACTCCCACCAACCCTACCATGAAGGTGGTGGATATCCAGGCCTGTGCAGCTGTGGTCCACCAACACAACAAGGATACCGTGGTGGTCGTGGACAACACTTTTATGTCAGCCTACTTCCAG CGCCCCTTGGACCTCGGAGCAGACATCTGCATGTATTCAGCTACTAAGTACATGAATG GTCACAGTGATGTTGTAATGGGCCTGGTGTCTGTGAATAGTGAGGACCTGTATGACCGACTGAAGTTCCTACAGAATG CCCTGGGAGCCGTACCGTCCCCCTTTGACTGCTACCTGTGTAACCGTGGCCTGAAGACCCTGCACCTGCGCATGAGGCAGCACTTCAAGAATGCCCTGGCGGTGGCCAAGTTCCTGGAAGCTGACCCCAGGGTGGACAGAGTCATCTTTCCAG GCTTACCCTCCCACCCCCAGCACGAGCTGATGAAGAGACAGTGCACAGGCTGCCCAGGGATGATCACCTTTTACATAAAGGGAAAACTGGAGAATGCCACCACCTTCCTCAGCAGCCTCAAG ttgTTTGCACTTGCCGAGAGCCTTGGCGGTTATGAAAGTTTGGCAGAGCATCC GGCGATAATGACCCATGCGTCTGTTCCAGAGAGTGATAGGGCTGCCCTAGGGATCAGTGACACGCTGATCCGTCTGTCTGTGGGGCTGGAGGACGAGCaggacatcattgaggacctggAACAAGCCTTGAACGCCGCGGTATGTACACTACCATACAATACACTACACTCTGCCTGCTCATAG
- the LOC111952371 gene encoding cystathionine gamma-lyase isoform X2, translating into MASKHQQNDLPAGFRVQFKSFATEAIHVGQEPEQWKSMAVVPPITLSTTFKQYGPGDHAGFEYSRSGNPTRNCLEKAVAALDGAKYCFALASGLAATMTITHMLKAGDGVVCMSDVYGGTNRYFRKIATEFGLDVSFADCTKIELLQAALKPNTKLVWIETPTNPTMKVVDIQACAAVVHQHNKDTVVVVDNTFMSAYFQRPLDLGADICMYSATKYMNGHSDVVMGLVSVNSEDLYDRLKFLQNALGAVPSPFDCYLCNRGLKTLHLRMRQHFKNALAVAKFLEADPRVDRVIFPGLPSHPQHELMKRQCTGCPGMITFYIKGKLENATTFLSSLKLFALAESLGGYESLAEHPAIMTHASVPESDRAALGISDTLIRLSVGLEDEQDIIEDLEQALNAAHPNK; encoded by the exons ATGGCTTCAAAACACCAACAGAACGACTTGCCTGCCGGGTTCCGCGTGCAGTTCAAATCTTTCGCAACAGAGGCGATCCATGTTGGTCAGGAACCGGAGCAATGGAAATCTATGGCGGTGGTACCACCTATTACTCTGTCCACCACGTTCAAGCAGTATGGACCTGGAGATCATGCT GGTTTTGAGTACAGTCGGAGTGGAAACCCTACTAGAAACTGTCTGGAAAAAGCTGTTGCTGCTTTGGATGGAGCAAAGTatt GTTTTGCTCTTGCTTCCGGGCTAGCTGCGACTATGACCATCACTCACATGCTGAAAGCTGGAGATGGCGTTGTCTGCATGAGTGATGTGTATGGAG GCACCAATCGTTACTTCCGGAAGATTGCTACAGAATTTGGCTTGGATGTCTCCTTTGCTGATTGTACCAAAATCGAGTTGCTCCAGGCCGCTCTTAAGCCGAACACAAAG TTAGTATGGATTGAGACTCCCACCAACCCTACCATGAAGGTGGTGGATATCCAGGCCTGTGCAGCTGTGGTCCACCAACACAACAAGGATACCGTGGTGGTCGTGGACAACACTTTTATGTCAGCCTACTTCCAG CGCCCCTTGGACCTCGGAGCAGACATCTGCATGTATTCAGCTACTAAGTACATGAATG GTCACAGTGATGTTGTAATGGGCCTGGTGTCTGTGAATAGTGAGGACCTGTATGACCGACTGAAGTTCCTACAGAATG CCCTGGGAGCCGTACCGTCCCCCTTTGACTGCTACCTGTGTAACCGTGGCCTGAAGACCCTGCACCTGCGCATGAGGCAGCACTTCAAGAATGCCCTGGCGGTGGCCAAGTTCCTGGAAGCTGACCCCAGGGTGGACAGAGTCATCTTTCCAG GCTTACCCTCCCACCCCCAGCACGAGCTGATGAAGAGACAGTGCACAGGCTGCCCAGGGATGATCACCTTTTACATAAAGGGAAAACTGGAGAATGCCACCACCTTCCTCAGCAGCCTCAAG ttgTTTGCACTTGCCGAGAGCCTTGGCGGTTATGAAAGTTTGGCAGAGCATCC GGCGATAATGACCCATGCGTCTGTTCCAGAGAGTGATAGGGCTGCCCTAGGGATCAGTGACACGCTGATCCGTCTGTCTGTGGGGCTGGAGGACGAGCaggacatcattgaggacctggAACAAGCCTTGAACGCCGCG CATCCGAATAAGTAA
- the LOC111952371 gene encoding cystathionine gamma-lyase isoform X3 codes for MAVVPPITLSTTFKQYGPGDHAGFEYSRSGNPTRNCLEKAVAALDGAKYCFALASGLAATMTITHMLKAGDGVVCMSDVYGGTNRYFRKIATEFGLDVSFADCTKIELLQAALKPNTKLVWIETPTNPTMKVVDIQACAAVVHQHNKDTVVVVDNTFMSAYFQRPLDLGADICMYSATKYMNGHSDVVMGLVSVNSEDLYDRLKFLQNALGAVPSPFDCYLCNRGLKTLHLRMRQHFKNALAVAKFLEADPRVDRVIFPGLPSHPQHELMKRQCTGCPGMITFYIKGKLENATTFLSSLKLFALAESLGGYESLAEHPAIMTHASVPESDRAALGISDTLIRLSVGLEDEQDIIEDLEQALNAAVCTLPYNTLHSACS; via the exons ATGGCGGTGGTACCACCTATTACTCTGTCCACCACGTTCAAGCAGTATGGACCTGGAGATCATGCT GGTTTTGAGTACAGTCGGAGTGGAAACCCTACTAGAAACTGTCTGGAAAAAGCTGTTGCTGCTTTGGATGGAGCAAAGTatt GTTTTGCTCTTGCTTCCGGGCTAGCTGCGACTATGACCATCACTCACATGCTGAAAGCTGGAGATGGCGTTGTCTGCATGAGTGATGTGTATGGAG GCACCAATCGTTACTTCCGGAAGATTGCTACAGAATTTGGCTTGGATGTCTCCTTTGCTGATTGTACCAAAATCGAGTTGCTCCAGGCCGCTCTTAAGCCGAACACAAAG TTAGTATGGATTGAGACTCCCACCAACCCTACCATGAAGGTGGTGGATATCCAGGCCTGTGCAGCTGTGGTCCACCAACACAACAAGGATACCGTGGTGGTCGTGGACAACACTTTTATGTCAGCCTACTTCCAG CGCCCCTTGGACCTCGGAGCAGACATCTGCATGTATTCAGCTACTAAGTACATGAATG GTCACAGTGATGTTGTAATGGGCCTGGTGTCTGTGAATAGTGAGGACCTGTATGACCGACTGAAGTTCCTACAGAATG CCCTGGGAGCCGTACCGTCCCCCTTTGACTGCTACCTGTGTAACCGTGGCCTGAAGACCCTGCACCTGCGCATGAGGCAGCACTTCAAGAATGCCCTGGCGGTGGCCAAGTTCCTGGAAGCTGACCCCAGGGTGGACAGAGTCATCTTTCCAG GCTTACCCTCCCACCCCCAGCACGAGCTGATGAAGAGACAGTGCACAGGCTGCCCAGGGATGATCACCTTTTACATAAAGGGAAAACTGGAGAATGCCACCACCTTCCTCAGCAGCCTCAAG ttgTTTGCACTTGCCGAGAGCCTTGGCGGTTATGAAAGTTTGGCAGAGCATCC GGCGATAATGACCCATGCGTCTGTTCCAGAGAGTGATAGGGCTGCCCTAGGGATCAGTGACACGCTGATCCGTCTGTCTGTGGGGCTGGAGGACGAGCaggacatcattgaggacctggAACAAGCCTTGAACGCCGCGGTATGTACACTACCATACAATACACTACACTCTGCCTGCTCATAG